The following proteins are co-located in the Candidatus Sulfotelmatobacter sp. genome:
- a CDS encoding DinB family protein yields MKRVESVLAELDSARRRLLAEVEGLQDPRFGEVPRGGGWSVSQAIQHLAASEEGIARGIEAGNAGRLRAKKLGSDSLRRLLYSSNLYKVVPFKTRPAFDPERALPRDESMALLAASRARLLCAIEEGERRNLWSYRLRHPIFGLLSMPEMLRFLAYHEERHRLQIVRIKAALARNGN; encoded by the coding sequence ATGAAGCGCGTGGAGTCGGTGCTGGCCGAGCTGGACTCGGCGCGGCGGCGGCTGCTCGCCGAGGTCGAGGGCCTGCAGGATCCACGATTCGGCGAAGTTCCGCGGGGCGGCGGCTGGTCGGTGTCGCAGGCGATCCAGCATCTCGCCGCCTCCGAAGAGGGCATCGCGCGCGGCATCGAGGCCGGCAACGCCGGAAGGCTCCGGGCGAAGAAGCTCGGCTCCGACTCGCTGCGACGCCTGCTCTACTCCAGCAATCTCTACAAGGTGGTGCCGTTCAAGACCCGGCCGGCCTTCGATCCCGAACGGGCGCTGCCGCGCGACGAATCCATGGCGCTGCTGGCGGCGAGCCGCGCGCGGTTGCTGTGCGCCATCGAAGAGGGCGAGCGCCGAAATCTGTGGAGCTACCGGCTGCGCCATCCGATCTTCGGACTGCTCTCGATGCCGGAGATGCTTCGCTTCCTCGCGTACCACGAGGAGCGGCATCGGCTGCAGATCGTGCGCATCAAGGCGGCGCTCGCCCGCAACGGGAATTGA
- the murB gene encoding UDP-N-acetylmuramate dehydrogenase, producing MLKPAASTLDRLRRALGDGLLTEEPMKHHTTFRIGGPADFFFAARTPDLVVTALRTARESGVPVFLLGGGSNLLVSDEGFRGLVLKNSCTDVEFDGTVAQVGCGTDFLELIYQCRDRSLAGLEFAAGIPGSVGGALYGNAGCYGDDIGHYTLECTHVDPGGTLVETRPAGWYEFAYRDSRLKREPKVLLTVLLQFREGDRAAIGREIEEKLEIRRQKHPQWRIEPTAGSYFKNLPPDWQMPGGKLSPGTRRVAAGQLLDECDCRGLRMGDAQVFAKHANIIVNVGHATAGDVLELAAEMKRRVRERFGVELEEEVMFLGERPEVRVGGAEVAR from the coding sequence ATGCTCAAGCCAGCTGCCTCGACTCTCGATCGGCTGCGCCGCGCCCTCGGCGACGGGCTTCTCACCGAAGAGCCCATGAAGCACCACACCACCTTCCGCATCGGAGGGCCGGCCGATTTCTTCTTCGCGGCACGGACTCCCGATCTGGTGGTCACGGCGCTCCGCACCGCCCGCGAGAGCGGCGTGCCCGTTTTCCTGCTTGGCGGCGGCAGCAACCTCCTGGTTTCCGATGAGGGATTCCGCGGGCTGGTTCTCAAGAATTCCTGCACCGACGTGGAGTTCGACGGGACGGTGGCGCAGGTGGGCTGTGGCACCGATTTTCTCGAGCTGATCTATCAGTGCCGCGACCGCTCGCTCGCGGGGCTCGAGTTCGCGGCCGGGATTCCGGGCTCGGTGGGTGGTGCGCTGTACGGTAACGCCGGCTGCTACGGCGACGACATCGGCCACTACACGCTCGAGTGCACGCATGTGGATCCGGGCGGCACGCTGGTCGAGACGCGACCGGCCGGATGGTACGAGTTCGCCTATCGCGACTCGCGCCTCAAGCGCGAGCCGAAGGTTCTGCTCACCGTGCTGCTCCAGTTCCGCGAGGGCGATCGCGCGGCGATCGGAAGGGAGATCGAGGAGAAGCTCGAAATCCGCCGCCAGAAGCACCCGCAGTGGCGGATCGAGCCCACCGCCGGCTCCTACTTCAAGAACCTGCCGCCCGATTGGCAGATGCCGGGCGGCAAGCTGTCTCCCGGAACGCGCCGCGTCGCGGCGGGGCAGCTGCTCGATGAATGCGACTGCCGCGGCCTGCGCATGGGCGACGCGCAGGTATTCGCGAAGCACGCCAACATCATCGTGAACGTCGGCCACGCCACCGCCGGCGACGTGCTCGAGCTGGCGGCGGAGATGAAGCGCCGGGTGCGCGAGAGATTCGGCGTCGAGCTGGAGGAAGAGGTCATGTTCCTGGGCGAGCGGCCCGAGGTCCGCGTGGGTGGCGCCGAGGTTGCGAGATGA
- a CDS encoding Rdx family protein yields the protein MKLEITYCGQUGYLPRAASLAAEIRKVRDLEPSLIKGSGGVFEVVLDGRLIFSKKQLGRFPELSELLEKIPA from the coding sequence ATGAAACTCGAGATCACCTACTGCGGTCAGTGAGGCTATTTACCCCGCGCCGCCAGTCTGGCGGCGGAGATCAGGAAGGTTCGGGACCTCGAACCTTCACTCATCAAAGGCAGCGGCGGCGTTTTCGAGGTGGTGCTCGACGGCCGGCTGATCTTCTCGAAGAAGCAGCTGGGGCGTTTTCCGGAGTTGAGCGAGCTGCTCGAGAAGATTCCGGCCTGA